Sequence from the Aquimarina sp. Aq107 genome:
AAATTATATAATTCTAAAAAAATATCGGTTTTTGATGCGTATTTCGTAAATTAGCACCTATTAAAATACTTTTTATTGTCAATGGAACAAATTGCACCCTATAAGCCCAAGAATAAAGTTAGAATTGTAACTGCAGCATCATTATTTGATGGTCATGACGCGGCGATAAATATTATGCGTCGTATTATTCAGTCAACCGGAGTCGAAGTCATACATTTAGGACATGATAGAAGTGTTGAGGAAGTAGTAAATTGTGCAATTCAAGAAGATGCCAATGCTATTGCAATGACCTCTTATCAAGGTGGGCATAATGAATACTTTAAGTATATGTATGATTTACTTAAAGAAAAAGGAGCTTCGCACATTAAAATATTTGGAGGCGGAGGTGGAGTAATCTTACCAGAGGAGATTAGTGAGTTAATGGATTACGGAATTACAAGGATTTATTCTCCTGATGATGGAAGAGAATTGGGGTTGCAGGGTATGATTAATGATCTAGTGCAACAATCTGATTATCCTATTGGAGATAATTTAAATGGAGAAGGAGCGCATTTAGCAGATAAAGAAATTGGTGCGATTGCTCGTGTGATTTCTTCGGTAGAAAATTTTCCTGAAGTTGCAAAAGACACCTTAGATCAAATACACGAAAAAAATAAAACATCAAAAACACCTGTTCTGGGTATTACTGGAACTGGAGGAGCCGGAAAATCCTCTCTTGTAGATGAATTAGTTCGACGTTTCTTAATTGATTTTCCTAATAAAACAATTGGATTGATTTCTGTGGATCCATCTAAACGTAAAACCGGAGGAGCTTTATTAGGAGATCGTATTCGGATGAATGCAATAAATTCGCCTAGAGTATATATGCGTTCATTAGCAACAAGACAATCTAATTTAGCATTATCCAAATATGTGGCAGAAGCTATCGAAGTTTTAAAAGCAGCAGAATTTGATCTTATCATCTTAGAGACTTCAGGTATTGGACAATCAGATACAGAAATTCTAGAGCATAGTGATACTTCATTATACGTTATGACTCCAGAGTTTGGAGCCGCTACTCAGTTGGAAAAAATAGATATGCTGGATTTTGCGGATTTAGTTGCTATTAATAAATTTGATAAAAGAGGTTCGCTTGATGCTTTAAGAGATGTTAAAAAACAGTATATGCGTAATCATCAGCTATGGGATACTCCACAAGATGATTTACCAGTATACGGAACTATAGCTTCGCAGTTTAATGATCCAGGAATGAATACGCTTTATAAAGCGATTATGGATAAGGTGGTGGAGAAAACAGGTGCAGATTTAAAATCAGATTTTCATATTTCTAAGGAAATGTCTGAAAAAATATTTGTAATTCCTCCAAGTAGAACCAGATATTTATCAGAGATCTCTGAAAATAATAGGGCATATGATAAAACGGCTAGTACTCAGGTAGAAGTAGCTCAGAAATTATATGGAATTTATAAAACGATATGCAGTGTAGCTAACCTAAATTTCGTAGATCTATCTAAAAATGGTATTGAGGAAGAACAGCTTAGAAAAGTAAAGAATGATGAAAATGAAGACTTTTTAAGACTTTTATTAGCAGAATTTGATCGAGTTAAATTAAATCTCGACCCTCATAATTGGGAGACGATAACAGGTTGGGCTGCAAAGGTTCAGAAGTATAAAGATCCAATTTATTCTTTTAAGGTTAGGGATAAAGAGATCAAAATAGAAACACATACCGAGTCTTTATCACATAGTCAAATTCCTAAAGTAGCTTTGCCTAAGTATGAAGCTTGGGGTGATATTCTAAAATGGTGTCTACAAGAGAATGTTCCTGGAGAGTTTCCTTTTGCGTCCGGGTTGTATCCTTTTAAACGTACAGGAGAAGATCCTACCCGTATGTTTGCAGGAGAAGGTGGTCCAGAAAGAACGAATAGACGTTTTCATTATGTTAGTTTAGGGATGCCGGCAAAACGGTTATCTACTGCTTTTGATTCTGTAACACTATACGGAAATGATCCAGATCATAGACCTGATATTTATGGTAAAATTGGGAATGCTGGAGTTTCTATTTGTTGTCTTGATGATGCTAAAAAACTATATTCTGGTTTTGATCTTACTCATGCTATGACATCTGTAAGTATGACCATTAATGGACCAGCTCCAATGTTATTAGGATTTTTTATGAACGCAGCAATTGATCAAAACTGCGAGAAGTATATCAAAGAAAATAATCTTGAAGCTGAGGTTGAGGCTAAAATAAAGAAGATTTATAAAGAAAAAGGAGTTGAGCGCCCTGCGTATCAAGGAGATCTTCCAGAAGGAAATGATGGATTAGGTCTTATGCTACTTGGTGTAACCGGAGATCAAGTACTACCGGCAGATATATATGCAGAGATCAAGGCTACCACACTTAATACAGTGCGTGGTACTGTGCAAGCAGATATTCTTAAAGAAGATCAGGCTCAGAATACTTGTATATTCTCAACAGAATTCGCTCTACGATTAATGGGAGATGTGCAAGAATATTTTATAGAAAAACAAGTACGTAATTTTTATTCAGTTTCGATTTCTGGATATCATATCGCAGAGGCAGGAGCCAATCCAATTACACAATTGGCATTGACACTGGCTAACGGATTTACGTATGTAGAATATTATCTAAGTAGAGGAATGGATATTAATAAGTTTGGACCAAACTTATCTTTTTTCTTCTCTAATGGTATCGATCCCGAATATGCTGTAATTGGTAGAGTAGCCCGTAAAATTTGGGCGAAAGCCTTAAAAAACAAGTATGGTGCTAATGCTAGAGCACAGATGCTTAAGTATCATATTCAAACATCTGGTCGTTCACTACATGCTCAGGAAATAGACTTTAATGATATTCGTACCACGTTGCAAGCATTGTATGCAATCTATGACAATTGTAATTCATTACATACTAATGCTTATGATGAAGCTATTACTACACCAACAGAAGAGTCTGTAAGACGTGCTATGGCAATACAGTTGATTATTAATAAAGAACTAGGACTTGCTAAAAATGAAAACCCAATTCAAGGATCTTTTATTATCGAAGAATTAACTGATTTGGTAGAAGAGGCTGTACTTACAGAGTTTGATAGAATTACAGAACGAGGCGGTGTATTAGGAGCTATGGAGACCATGTATCAACGCAGTAAAATACAAGAAGAAAGTTTGTATTACGAAACCTTAAAACATAACGGAGAGTTTCCAATCATCGGCGTTAATACATTCTTAAGTTCTAAAGGATCTCCAACGGTAACTCCAGGAGAAGTAATTCGAGCTACTGAAGAAGAAAAGCAGTATCAAATTACGATGTTAAATGAATTACAGAAAGGAAATATAAACGAAACTTCTGAATTGTTAAAAGATTTGCAAGAAAGAGCTGTTAGTAATCAGAACATTTTTGAAGCATTAATGGAAGTATGTAAGAAATGTTCTTTAGGCCAAATTACTTCTTCATTATTTGAAGTGGGTGGGCAATATCGTAGAAATATGTAATTGAAGTATTTTTTTTCAATTTTAATAATATCAAAAACTTATAGAATCCCGCTTTGACGCGGGATTTTTCTTTTCTGTTAGTTTTTCTATCTTTAGAGAAACACAACTCATCATGAAAAGAATACTCATAATATTATTCCTTGTTTGCTGTAGCGCTTTTGGACAGCAAAAATCATTAAAAGCTTTAGTCGGTGGAACACTAATAGATGGATTTGGAGCTACACCTATAAAAAATAGTGTGATAATCATTGAGAATGATAAAATCAAAGCTATTGGTACAATAGAAACCTTAAAAGTGCCTGCAAATGCAGAAGTAATTTCTACAGAAGGGATGTCAGTATTGCCTGGACTTTGGGATATGCATGTGCATACAATGATTAATGGTCATGCCGATTATACGTATTGGGATAAAACGTATCCACCATTATTAGAAGATGTAATCATGCCTTCATCAGCAGAGCAATTATTAATGGCAGGAGTAACTAGTGCTAGAGATCTTGGAGGTCCGCTTAAAGAAAGTATTTCTGTTAGAGATCGTATTAATAAAGGAGAAATTCCAGGAGCTACCCTATATGTTTCAGGACCTTTTATCCAAAAAAAACCGTATCCGGGAACTGAAGCATTTCGTTGGGGAATTAATGGGGAAGAGGATGCCAAAAAGAAAATCAAAAAATTAGCAGATGCAGGCGTAGATTGTGTAAAACTGATCGATCAAGATCAAATGACTACTACAGAATTAAAAGCAGTAGTCGATACGGCTCATAAGTACAATTTAAAAGTAGTTGCTCACGGACATCGACCACAAGAAATAAGAGCAGGACTTACCGCTAATGTGGATTGTTTTGAACATACTGGATTGTCATCAGCTCCAAGATATCCAGATGATGTGATGGAAGCAATAAAAGAGCGAACTGCGCAAATGAATCTTGGACCACTATTTTGGTGTCCTACGGTAGAAGGATTATATAACTATGAATATGTAAGAGATAACGGAGAGCATCTAGATAATGATTCTTGGCATAGAGGGCTTCATGATACTATAATCACAGATATAAAAAATAGTTTTGCGCATAAAGATCGTTTACCATATTTTCAATTAACACCTCTACGAAAACCAACATTAGAAACTAAAATTAAGCAGTTAATGGAGGCAGGAGTAGTGTTAATGATTGGTACTGATAGTGGTATCCCGATGAAATTTCATAGTCAATCCACTTGGAATGAATTAGATGTGTGGGTAAATGAGTTTGGGATAGATCCTATGTATGCAATAAAAGCAGCTACGTATTGGCCATCAGTTTGGATGGGAGTTTCGGATAAAGTTGGGACTATTACAGAAGGTAAGTTTGCTGATATTATAGCAGTAAAAGGAGATGTTTTAAGACATGTAAACTTATTGCAAGATGTTGATATGGTGATTAAACACGGTAAAAGATATAAATAAGGTTAATAATGAAAATAGTAAGCTACAGGTTGCGGCAAGATTTTTGATTATCGATGTAGCATCAAAAAACATCTTATGAATTTTTACAAATACCTTGTAATACTCTTATTTACTCTTCTTGTTCATTCTTTTGGGACATCTCAGACAAAACAAATTATTATTGTTGATGAGTTTACTAGTAAACCAATAGAAGGAGTTCATTTGTTATATGCTAATCTAGAAGAAGGAAGCTATACAAATGCTGATGGTGCTGCAAATATTATCATTAGAGAAGAGTTATTAACCATCTCTCATTTGAATTACCAAGATTTAACTATAACTCCAAAAGAAATAACACTGTTAAATACTATTTCTTTAAAACCCGATGATGTTCAGTTAGATGAGGTAATTGTTAACTCTTTTGATTTAAGAAAAGCGTTACAATATGTATTGGATAATTATTATAACCTATACGTGGATTATCCAACAGAAAAAGAATGTTCTTTTAAGGAAACCCTATTAGTGGATGATAAAATACATCGTCTAATTCTTTCAGATCTTAAAATTTGGACAAAAGACGCAGGTTTTAATAATAGAAAACTAGAAAAAAACATAAAACTTAAGTTAGGTGCTGTTAGTCAAAACAAGAATGTTCCTATGGATTTTGATATTAATGATAAGGGAGAGTCTAATCCAGAATCAAGCGGACACATTGTAACTAAAAGTCTATTGCTTAATACGTACTTGGATGCTGCTATAGCTGGTTTTTTGAAATATTCGGGTATGATAGAGGAAACAGTAGAAGTATCTTCATCAGATGTTATTATAGTTTCTTTTACTACAGATTGGAAGAACGTTAATGAAATAGCTAATCGAACAAAAGGTAGGTTTGTTTTTGATAAAAAAACAAAAGCAGTTATTGAGTTTGTAAAAGAGATTGAGTTGCGCAATGATATAAAGAAAAAGACTTCTACCTTTTCTAATAGAGAATATTCATATGAAAGTAAAAGCCAGGTTATCTCTTATAATTTTGCTAAGAAAGTTGATGAAAAGTATAGTCTAAGTAAATTTAGTATTGAAGGTAATGTGACTTTATCTTATGATAACAAAAACTATGATACTAAATTTAAAAACGATCTTTTCGTTCTTAAAGAATCCAAAAAAAGGAGGTTTGGAAATACTGGAGTAGTAGATTTAGAACAACCAATTTACAAAATGTTGCCGTCCAATGTGATTAATTCTAATGCTATTGTATTAACAACAAAAGAAAGAGAGTTTTTAGAATCTAAAGATTGATCTGATTGTTTTTTTAAACAATAGTTTTTCTATAAAACTGATTAGTAATAAAATATCAAACTTTTTTAGGGAATAAATTTTATTTTTCTATCTTGATCTGGCTATATAAATCAGTAAATTATTTGCTTTATTTTCGATCAATTGGGAGGAAATAATCTTCAAACGGTAAGTAATTGATTCAAAAGATATAAGTGATGTTAAGATATATCATACTGTTTAGTATTTGTGTAAATACTTTTGCTCAAACCTATGAAACAGGAAAACTCATAGATTCTATTCTTGTCTCTGATAAAAGTAAAGAGACATTTGCGATGTACCTTCCTAGTGCTTTTGATGCCAATGTAGCATCACCAATTGTTTTTATTTTTGATCCTGGAGCGGAAGGTAAAAGAGGAATACAACAGTTTATTAAAGCTTCTGAGATTTATGGATATATATTAGTATGCTCCAATCATACTAAAAATGGGCCGTACGATCGTAATTTTGATATTACCAATCGTTTGTTCGAATTTATGTTCGATAATTTTAAGATTAAGCAAGATCAAATATATTTATCGGGCTTCTCTGGTGGATCCCGATTAGCTTCGGCAATTGCAGTATTAACGAATCAAGTAGCTGGCGTTATTGGATGTGGTGCAGGCTTTTCTTTAGAATCTTCTCACGTTCCCAGTACGCAGAATTTTGCGTATGCAGGTGTTTGTGGTGACAGGGATATGAATTATCAAGAAATGATTCGTGCAAAAGGATATTTACAAAAACTAAATTTTACAAACACATTAATAACTTACGATGGTCATCATAGTTGGACGCCTCCTGATCAAATTTTAAGAGCATTCGATTGGCTCGAAATTCAGGCACATCTTCAAGGTATTCGTAAAAAAGATAATTCAGAAATTTACAAGAATTATCAAAAAGTTTACAACACTGCATTAGAGGCGCAGAAAGAAGGTGATCTACTAATAGCTGTAGAAAATTATGAACGTGCTTTAACTACTTATAATTCGTTTTATACGTTGGATAGTATTGTAGATAAATTAAAAGTAGTCCATAAGAGTAAAGAATATAAGAATTTATTAAAATCGGTATCTAAGGCATTTGATAAAGAAGTTACTTTGACCAAGAAGTTTACTACACGTCTGTTTGAAGATTATAAAAAACCAGATGAAATTGATCTTTCTTGGTGGGAAAAAGAGTTGGGGAAATTAGAAAAGCTAGACGAAAAAGAAGATCCACAAACAAAAAAAATGCTAGAAAGGCTGAGGTTCCAGATTTTTGCTGTTGCGCACTCTATGAATAATCCCAATTTATATCAATCTAATCAGAAACAGAAGGAACTTACAGAGAAAATTAGGAAGTTAATTTATCCATAATTAATTATAAAGACATCATCCAATTACGCTGAAGTTTTTTGAATTTTTTAACCTCTTTGCGAAGTAGTCTAACAAAATCTTTACCATTACTTTCAGAATGTTCTAATCGTTGACAATTTCGATAAAGTTTATTAGTTAAATTCTCTAATAAACAAGCATGTTTTAAACGATCATTTTGGAAAACCTGATTTTCTGCTTTAAGAATTTCAGGAACTAAGGAATCAGAATCTTTTATAATATCGCCTGTAAAATAAATAAAAGGATTTTCATTTCCGTTTTTTTCTAAAGCAGAAAAATCATGAACTAAATATTTAGAAACACTCTTTGATAGAATGAGTATTTCCAAGGCTTTTTTGTATAATATTTTATTTTTAGGGCTTGAATTCATGGTTAAGTCAAAATTAAGGGTATTTATAGGGATATTGCTTTTTACTTTAAGGTATAATGTTTAATTTGCTTTAGAAAATAATGTAAATTCTATTTTTTACTTAAAATTATAATGGATATCACAAATTGGAAAATTCTTCAATTATTACAGGAGAATGCGAGACTATCTAATGCAGAAATAGGAAGAAGCGTGGGGCTAAGTTCCCCAGCTGTTGCCGAACGAATTAAAAAAATGGAAGATTATGGTATTATTGAAGGATATACAACCAAAGTCTCTTATGCCAAAACGGGTTATCAACTAAAAGCTATTATAACTTTGAGAGCTTTTATGGGACGTTTAAAACCATTTTTATCAAAAATATCTGAATTTAAAGAAGTACTTAATTGTTATCGAATTACTGGTAATGAAAATATTATTATGGAAGTGGTTCTGGAGGATCAGGTTCATCTTCAGGGTTTTATAGATAGGTTGATAACGTATGGTGAGGCTAAAACTCATATTATTTTATCTAATGTGGTCGAAAACAACCCGATTTTGAATAGAAATAATAAATAAAATATATACTATCTTTAGAATATCATGTACGTTACTTTAGAATATTATGTTACGGCAATAGTTTGTTTAATTACTGCTTTCGTAATACATAGGATTTATTATAAAGAGAAGATAAAGAATCAGTCTTCTATAGCGATTAGTGGTATTAAATGGTTCGGTTTTGCAATTTTTTTATGGGGGTTGGGCGCTCTCATAAATGTTATATTGGTCCAATTAATAGATATTGAAACCACTAATAAGATTGTTATTTATCTGGGAGTATTTATTTCTTTGACCAATTCACTTAGTATTTTACTGTCATTACCATCTATAGAGCATCAGAAAGAACGTAATATCGTGGTTAGATTGGTACAACGTTTTTCGGAGAAAGAGTTTGTAACACTTTTTAGTGGTGTTCTGGCGATGATAGCTTTTGTATTTATCGTCACTTCTTATAGTAATACAGAGATTAGTAATAA
This genomic interval carries:
- a CDS encoding methylmalonyl-CoA mutase family protein, translating into MEQIAPYKPKNKVRIVTAASLFDGHDAAINIMRRIIQSTGVEVIHLGHDRSVEEVVNCAIQEDANAIAMTSYQGGHNEYFKYMYDLLKEKGASHIKIFGGGGGVILPEEISELMDYGITRIYSPDDGRELGLQGMINDLVQQSDYPIGDNLNGEGAHLADKEIGAIARVISSVENFPEVAKDTLDQIHEKNKTSKTPVLGITGTGGAGKSSLVDELVRRFLIDFPNKTIGLISVDPSKRKTGGALLGDRIRMNAINSPRVYMRSLATRQSNLALSKYVAEAIEVLKAAEFDLIILETSGIGQSDTEILEHSDTSLYVMTPEFGAATQLEKIDMLDFADLVAINKFDKRGSLDALRDVKKQYMRNHQLWDTPQDDLPVYGTIASQFNDPGMNTLYKAIMDKVVEKTGADLKSDFHISKEMSEKIFVIPPSRTRYLSEISENNRAYDKTASTQVEVAQKLYGIYKTICSVANLNFVDLSKNGIEEEQLRKVKNDENEDFLRLLLAEFDRVKLNLDPHNWETITGWAAKVQKYKDPIYSFKVRDKEIKIETHTESLSHSQIPKVALPKYEAWGDILKWCLQENVPGEFPFASGLYPFKRTGEDPTRMFAGEGGPERTNRRFHYVSLGMPAKRLSTAFDSVTLYGNDPDHRPDIYGKIGNAGVSICCLDDAKKLYSGFDLTHAMTSVSMTINGPAPMLLGFFMNAAIDQNCEKYIKENNLEAEVEAKIKKIYKEKGVERPAYQGDLPEGNDGLGLMLLGVTGDQVLPADIYAEIKATTLNTVRGTVQADILKEDQAQNTCIFSTEFALRLMGDVQEYFIEKQVRNFYSVSISGYHIAEAGANPITQLALTLANGFTYVEYYLSRGMDINKFGPNLSFFFSNGIDPEYAVIGRVARKIWAKALKNKYGANARAQMLKYHIQTSGRSLHAQEIDFNDIRTTLQALYAIYDNCNSLHTNAYDEAITTPTEESVRRAMAIQLIINKELGLAKNENPIQGSFIIEELTDLVEEAVLTEFDRITERGGVLGAMETMYQRSKIQEESLYYETLKHNGEFPIIGVNTFLSSKGSPTVTPGEVIRATEEEKQYQITMLNELQKGNINETSELLKDLQERAVSNQNIFEALMEVCKKCSLGQITSSLFEVGGQYRRNM
- a CDS encoding amidohydrolase family protein, whose product is MKRILIILFLVCCSAFGQQKSLKALVGGTLIDGFGATPIKNSVIIIENDKIKAIGTIETLKVPANAEVISTEGMSVLPGLWDMHVHTMINGHADYTYWDKTYPPLLEDVIMPSSAEQLLMAGVTSARDLGGPLKESISVRDRINKGEIPGATLYVSGPFIQKKPYPGTEAFRWGINGEEDAKKKIKKLADAGVDCVKLIDQDQMTTTELKAVVDTAHKYNLKVVAHGHRPQEIRAGLTANVDCFEHTGLSSAPRYPDDVMEAIKERTAQMNLGPLFWCPTVEGLYNYEYVRDNGEHLDNDSWHRGLHDTIITDIKNSFAHKDRLPYFQLTPLRKPTLETKIKQLMEAGVVLMIGTDSGIPMKFHSQSTWNELDVWVNEFGIDPMYAIKAATYWPSVWMGVSDKVGTITEGKFADIIAVKGDVLRHVNLLQDVDMVIKHGKRYK
- a CDS encoding Lrp/AsnC family transcriptional regulator, with the translated sequence MDITNWKILQLLQENARLSNAEIGRSVGLSSPAVAERIKKMEDYGIIEGYTTKVSYAKTGYQLKAIITLRAFMGRLKPFLSKISEFKEVLNCYRITGNENIIMEVVLEDQVHLQGFIDRLITYGEAKTHIILSNVVENNPILNRNNK